A genomic segment from Garra rufa unplaced genomic scaffold, GarRuf1.0 hap1_unplaced_001, whole genome shotgun sequence encodes:
- the LOC141302400 gene encoding tumor necrosis factor receptor superfamily member 14-like: MKMQLLLTIFYIVSIAFLYIELAYCVCAPAEYEINGHCCPMCAPGNRVLWHCTVDTSTTCVSCSASTYTDEPNGLEMCFSCSTCDAGLRIQKSCTRLSNTVCEPLKGFFCMVRVKGSCKLAVKHTQCKPGEYIQQKGTASTDTVCDECTNGTYSDGTFTACQPHTICQSMGKQIEAGTTSSDAKCEHNPNGLVVGIISGVVVVVVIVVIGVSVIQFVKFKHKSKAHPGIRSVQVQNVGGGLLKFLHNPWT; this comes from the exons ATGAAAATGCAGCTTTTGTTGACTATTTTTTACATTGTTTCTATTGCCTTTCTATACATAGAACTAGCTTATTGTGTATGTGCCCCTGCTGAATATGAGATAAACGGACATTGCTGCCCTATGTGTGCACCTG GTAATCGTGTTTTATGGCATTGCACAGTGGATACCAGCACGACTTGTGTATCCTGTAGTGCATCCACATACACAGATGAACCGAATGGGCTTGAGATGTGCTTTTCCTGCTCAACCTGTGATGCAG GCTTAAGGATACAGAAGTCCTGTACACGGTTATCAAATACCGTTTGTGAGCCACTAAAAGGATTCTTCTGTATGGTCCGAGTAAAAGGCAGCTGTAAATTAGCTGTTAAACATACTCAGTGTAAACCTGGAGAATACATCCAACAAAAAG GAACAGCAAGCACTGATACTGTATGTGATGAATGCACAAATGGCACCTACTCTGATGGCACTTTCACAGCTTGTCAGCCGCATACAAT ATGTCAGAGTATGGGTAAGCAAATAGAAGCTGGAACAACGTCATCTGATGCTAAATGTGAACATAATCCAAATGGTCTTGTTGTTGGAATCATAAGTGGTGTTGTGGtcgttgttgttattgttgttattggaGTCTCAGTAATCCAGTTTGTCAAATTCAAGCACAAGTCAAAGGCTCATCCAGGGATAAG GTCCGTCCAGGTCCAAAATGTTGGTGGAGGGCTCTTAAAGTTCTTACATAATCCATGGACTTGA